A single window of Haliotis asinina isolate JCU_RB_2024 chromosome 5, JCU_Hal_asi_v2, whole genome shotgun sequence DNA harbors:
- the LOC137284351 gene encoding uncharacterized protein, translating into MGKDTKVIWTKDGLKSENMKLGHKIRELETKYREIRAIFVQLEQDYDNSYSAFPIQRYAVLKRMIKRCVKDENLRKAETYAKMDISKPKSGLSGLLGKAKEFVDKDRPTSGADNSASSSSARSSGDVHAGGMGGLLSACKAFAGKSDDIETAAATRKDLSKMSKQEVLEDNELKRQQIEAFGPRFTRAYNRLEQLKTDYETSKQSFPLSRYGVMKNLVKDVTRDKSLH; encoded by the exons ATACCAAGGTGATCTGGACCAAGGATGGTCTGAAGTCCGAGAACATGAAGCTTGGTCACAAGATTCGGGAGCTGGAGACAAAGTACAGGGAGATCAGGGCCATCTTCGTGCAGCTGGAACAGGACTACGACAACAGTTACAGTGCGTTCCCCATACAGCGCTACGCCGTACTCAAGAGGATGATCAAACGGTGTGTGAAGGATGAAAACCTCAGAAAGGCTGAAACGTACGCGAAGATGGATATTTCCAAACCTAAATCTGGTTTGTCTGGACTTCTTGGGAAGGCGAAAGAATTTGTCGACAAGGACAGGCCGACatcaggggcagataactctgcCAGTAGCAGTAGTGCAAGGAGTAGTGGTGATGTTCACGCCGGGGGCATGGGAGGGCTGCTGTCTGCGTGTAAGGCGTTTGCAGGGAAGTCAGATGATATTGAAACAGCTGCTGCAACTAGGAAAG ATCTCAGCAAGATGTCAAAACAGGAAGTACTTGAAGACAATGAGCTCAAAAGGCAACAAATCGAGGCATTTGGTCCGAGGTTTACCAGAGCCTATAATAGATTAGAACAGCTCAAAACGGACTATGAGACTTCCAAGCAGTCATTTCCACTGTCAAGATACGGGGTCATGAAAAACCTGGTTAAGGATGTAACACGAGATAAAAGTCTGCACTAG
- the LOC137284084 gene encoding uncharacterized protein, with protein sequence MGREQSENIQLTLKLHGLSRIVHVLKEEYAEAKGVFFLVRYGRLKDMIRTAITRINEYDPDNNSFGDNVRALAVKEEKTRVLSKMSKEDVIEDSEKIRNKINLIQHLDEDYRGAKRMLPPRKYGEMKRIAKRVIQQL encoded by the exons ATGGGAAGAG AACAATCTGAAAATATACAGCTGACTTTGAAATTACATGGCCTTAGCAGGATTGTGCATGTGCTGAAGGAGGAGTATGCCGAAGCTAAAGGAGTGTTCTTCTTAGTAAGATATGGAAGGCTGAAGGATATGATCAGGACAGCTATAACACGCATCAATGAGTATGACCCTGACAACAATAGTTTTGGCGACAATGTAAGAGCTCTGGCAGTCAAGGAAGAGAAAACCCGCG TGTTGTCGAAGATGTCGAAAGAAGATGTAATAGAAGACAGTGAGAAGATCCGGAATAAGATCAACCTAATCCAGCATCTGGACGAGGATTATCGAGGGGCGAAGAGGATGCTGCCTCCAAGGAAATATGGGGAGATGAAAAGAATAGCCAAGCGGGTGATACAACAGCTGTAA